The proteins below are encoded in one region of Alistipes indistinctus YIT 12060:
- the lpdA gene encoding dihydrolipoyl dehydrogenase: MIDLAIIGGGPGGYVAAERAGAKGLNVVLFEKRELGGVCLNEGCIPTKTLLYSAKIYDYAKHGDKYGVFAADATYDYGKIVDRKNKVVRKLVGGVGAKMKAHNVKVVKGEAKIKGRSENGIEIECNGETYYAVNLLLCTGSEAFVPPIPGLKEAGDIILTNREILAMKEQPKSLVIIGGGVIGMEFASFFNSLGTEVTVVEMLPEILGGLDGEISAMLRDIYAKKGIKFNLSCRVTEIKGNEVIYVDPQGNTASAKGDKILVSVGRRAVTAGLGLETLGVELNRGAVKVDNKMRTNIPNVFAAGDVTGFSMLAHTASREGEVVVNNLTGRPDVMRYNAIPGVVYTNPEVAGVGLTEESAKKEGIAYRIQKLPMAYAGRFVAENEGGTGICKVLVGEQYGEVLGVHMLGNPCSEIIYGACMAIEQEMTLKEMEEVVFPHPTVSEIFKETVFAFGE; this comes from the coding sequence ATGATAGATTTGGCAATTATCGGCGGCGGCCCGGGCGGATACGTGGCTGCGGAACGTGCCGGAGCGAAAGGGTTGAACGTCGTGCTGTTCGAGAAGCGCGAGTTGGGCGGTGTCTGCCTCAACGAGGGGTGTATTCCGACCAAAACGCTGCTTTACAGCGCGAAGATATACGACTATGCGAAGCACGGCGACAAATACGGCGTATTCGCAGCGGATGCGACCTACGACTACGGCAAGATCGTGGACCGCAAGAACAAAGTGGTCCGCAAACTGGTCGGCGGCGTGGGCGCCAAGATGAAAGCGCACAACGTCAAAGTCGTCAAAGGTGAAGCGAAAATCAAAGGCCGCTCTGAAAACGGGATCGAAATCGAGTGCAACGGCGAGACCTACTACGCAGTCAACCTGTTGCTCTGCACCGGTTCGGAGGCTTTCGTACCGCCGATCCCGGGTCTGAAGGAGGCCGGCGACATCATCCTGACGAACCGTGAAATCCTGGCGATGAAAGAACAGCCCAAATCGCTGGTGATTATCGGAGGAGGCGTGATCGGGATGGAGTTCGCGAGCTTCTTCAACAGCCTCGGCACCGAAGTGACGGTCGTAGAGATGTTGCCCGAAATCCTCGGCGGCCTCGACGGCGAAATCAGCGCGATGCTGCGCGATATCTATGCGAAAAAAGGCATCAAGTTCAACCTGTCGTGCCGTGTGACCGAAATCAAAGGCAACGAGGTGATCTATGTCGATCCGCAGGGCAATACCGCATCGGCCAAAGGAGACAAGATACTGGTCAGCGTCGGCCGCCGAGCGGTAACCGCCGGATTGGGCCTCGAAACGTTAGGCGTGGAGCTGAACCGCGGCGCGGTAAAAGTAGACAACAAGATGCGCACGAACATACCGAACGTCTTTGCCGCAGGCGACGTGACGGGCTTTTCGATGCTCGCACATACGGCCAGCCGCGAAGGCGAGGTGGTCGTGAACAACCTGACCGGACGTCCGGACGTCATGCGTTACAACGCTATCCCGGGCGTGGTTTACACGAATCCCGAAGTGGCAGGTGTCGGCCTGACCGAAGAGTCGGCCAAAAAGGAAGGTATCGCATACCGCATCCAGAAGCTCCCCATGGCCTATGCCGGACGCTTCGTCGCTGAAAACGAAGGAGGCACGGGCATCTGCAAAGTGCTCGTCGGCGAGCAGTACGGCGAAGTGCTCGGCGTGCATATGCTCGGCAACCCGTGCAGCGAAATCATCTACGGCGCCTGCATGGCCATCGAGCAGGAGATGACGCTCAAGGAGATGGAAGAGGTGGTTTTCCCGCACCCGACCGTGTCGGAAATTTTCAAGGAGACCGTCTTCGCCTTCGGAGAATAA
- a CDS encoding alpha-ketoacid dehydrogenase subunit alpha/beta: protein MPKSQYIDPKEMRKAGEITFSPIPVNQYKKTAKEELKSKHFTKDDLKRIYRDMVVIREFETMLQLVKTTGGYNGVEYNNPGPAHLSAGQEAAAVGMAYMLDINDFIFGSHRSHGEILAKGLRAIELLDDKSLEKIMNEFWDGATVNVAKKAYKGGSVKELGIRFLLYGALAEIFARTTGFNKGLGGSMHTFFTPFGIYPNNAIVGGSGSIAVGAALYKKVNRKPGIVVANIGDASMARGPVWEGMTFAAMDQFKQLWEGDMKGGLPVIINIMDNQYGMGGQTRGETMGFDFAARIGAGVNPEQMHAERVDGFNPLAVIDAYRRKKAILEKEKAGPVLLDVLTYRYSGHSPSDASSYRTKEEVEAWEAQDCIVSYGKELIDAGVATQADLDAVTKEIKEIMFDTFKLSIDDELSPRMDLHKEPELLGTMMFSNQSIDSLSDAKPDVNHPMSENPRVQQIAKKERFAFDKDGKPFSKMKQFQLRDGIFEAIIDRFYKDASLVAYGEENRDWGGAFAVYRGLTEALPYHRLFNAPIAEAAIIGTAIGYAMCGGRVIPEIMYCDFLGCCGDEVFNQLPKWQAMSGNILKMPVVVRVSVGSKYGAQHSQDWTSLAAHIPGLKVVFPVTPYDAKGLMNAALQGTDPVIFFESQRIYDVGEQFHEGGVPEGYYEIPLGEPDVKREGKDITILTIGATLYRALDAAKVLEEKYGMSAEVIDARSLVPFNYEKVLESVKKTGRIIIAGDATSRGSFLNDLARNVTELAFDELDAPPVVLGSRDWITPAYELEYAFFPQVDSFIDAIHEKIVPLKGHVPTRNYTDAEQIRRAKAGI, encoded by the coding sequence ATGCCTAAGTCACAATACATCGATCCTAAAGAGATGCGGAAAGCCGGTGAGATCACCTTCTCGCCGATCCCCGTCAACCAGTACAAAAAAACCGCGAAGGAGGAGCTCAAAAGCAAGCACTTCACCAAAGACGACCTGAAGCGTATCTACCGCGACATGGTGGTGATCCGCGAATTCGAAACGATGCTGCAACTGGTGAAGACCACCGGCGGCTACAACGGCGTCGAATACAACAACCCTGGCCCCGCCCACCTCTCGGCCGGCCAGGAAGCCGCTGCTGTCGGGATGGCCTACATGCTCGACATCAACGACTTTATCTTCGGTTCCCACCGCAGCCACGGCGAAATTCTCGCCAAAGGCCTGCGTGCCATCGAACTGCTCGACGACAAGTCGCTCGAAAAGATCATGAACGAATTCTGGGACGGCGCCACCGTGAACGTTGCCAAAAAGGCATACAAAGGCGGCTCGGTCAAGGAACTCGGTATCCGCTTCCTGCTGTACGGCGCACTGGCCGAAATTTTTGCCCGTACGACCGGATTCAACAAAGGACTGGGCGGCAGCATGCACACCTTCTTCACGCCGTTCGGCATCTACCCGAACAACGCCATCGTAGGCGGCAGCGGCAGTATCGCCGTCGGCGCGGCCCTCTATAAAAAAGTAAACCGCAAACCCGGTATCGTCGTGGCCAACATCGGCGACGCTTCGATGGCACGCGGTCCGGTCTGGGAAGGCATGACCTTCGCCGCCATGGACCAATTCAAACAGCTCTGGGAAGGCGACATGAAAGGCGGCCTGCCGGTGATCATCAACATCATGGACAACCAGTACGGCATGGGCGGACAGACCCGCGGAGAGACGATGGGCTTCGATTTCGCAGCCCGCATCGGCGCCGGCGTGAACCCCGAGCAGATGCATGCCGAACGCGTGGACGGCTTCAATCCGCTGGCCGTGATCGACGCTTACCGCCGCAAGAAAGCGATCCTCGAAAAAGAGAAGGCCGGCCCCGTGCTGCTCGACGTGTTGACCTACCGTTACAGCGGCCACTCGCCCTCGGACGCATCGTCGTACCGCACCAAAGAGGAGGTCGAAGCATGGGAGGCACAGGATTGCATCGTATCGTACGGCAAGGAACTGATCGACGCAGGTGTTGCCACACAGGCCGACTTGGACGCAGTCACCAAGGAGATCAAGGAGATCATGTTCGACACTTTCAAGCTCTCGATCGACGACGAGCTCTCGCCGCGCATGGACCTGCACAAAGAGCCGGAACTGCTCGGCACGATGATGTTCTCGAATCAGAGCATCGACTCTCTGTCGGACGCCAAACCCGACGTAAACCATCCGATGAGCGAAAACCCGCGCGTGCAGCAGATCGCCAAAAAGGAGCGCTTCGCATTCGACAAGGACGGCAAGCCGTTCTCGAAAATGAAACAGTTCCAACTGCGCGACGGTATCTTCGAAGCGATCATCGACCGTTTCTACAAAGACGCTTCGCTGGTGGCCTACGGGGAGGAAAACCGTGACTGGGGCGGAGCATTCGCCGTGTACCGCGGCCTGACCGAGGCACTACCCTACCACCGCCTGTTCAATGCACCGATCGCCGAGGCGGCCATCATCGGCACCGCAATCGGATACGCAATGTGCGGCGGACGCGTGATCCCCGAAATCATGTATTGCGACTTCCTCGGCTGCTGCGGCGACGAGGTATTCAACCAACTGCCCAAATGGCAGGCGATGAGCGGCAACATCCTCAAGATGCCCGTGGTCGTACGCGTGTCGGTCGGTTCGAAATACGGTGCGCAGCACTCGCAGGACTGGACTTCTCTGGCGGCACATATCCCTGGCCTGAAGGTCGTGTTCCCCGTTACGCCCTATGACGCGAAGGGGCTGATGAATGCCGCCCTGCAAGGCACCGACCCGGTGATCTTCTTCGAGAGCCAGCGCATTTACGACGTGGGCGAACAGTTCCACGAAGGCGGCGTACCGGAAGGATATTATGAAATTCCGTTGGGCGAACCCGACGTGAAACGCGAAGGCAAGGACATCACGATCCTCACGATCGGTGCGACGTTGTACCGGGCGCTCGACGCAGCGAAAGTGCTGGAAGAAAAATACGGCATGAGCGCCGAAGTGATCGATGCCCGCTCGCTGGTTCCGTTCAACTACGAGAAAGTGCTCGAGTCGGTTAAGAAAACCGGACGCATCATCATCGCAGGCGACGCCACCAGCCGCGGATCGTTCCTCAACGACCTGGCCCGCAACGTCACCGAATTGGCCTTCGACGAATTGGATGCGCCTCCCGTGGTGCTCGGTTCACGCGACTGGATCACGCCGGCCTACGAGCTCGAATACGCTTTCTTCCCGCAGGTGGACAGCTTCATCGATGCCATTCATGAGAAGATCGTTCCGCTCAAGGGACACGTGCCGACCCGCAACTACACCGATGCGGAGCAAATCCGCCGCGCTAAAGCGGGCATTTAA
- a CDS encoding PHP domain-containing protein: MCEFCQSNSKHKVQEVSVNAHLHTPYSFSAFDTLTDALNRAVAENVKVVGINDFYTTAGYGEWDRECRKRKLYPLFNIEFISLHKADQEAGVRVNDPNNPGRTYLSGKGLACPPVLPEPYASQLARVCAETHEQVKQMCAKLNELLAEQQTGIVLDFEWIEKNLTGGSIRERHLAKALRMKAYETFGEENQETLTAFFTKLFGGKPLKSKLSNVAGVENEIRGNLLKSGGAAFVAETPAAFLPMEDVRKIILAAGGIPTYPFLADDANGNFTQFEADVRTTAAELKKRGIFSVEFITTRNSIEVLERYAGYLHDSGFVVTFGSEHNTPAMEPIELFARGGVPLTPRLRQIGYEGACVVAAHQDIVQSGMQGYVDSRGVADIDKRDEYVAYGDKVIKAVIG, from the coding sequence ATGTGCGAATTCTGTCAATCCAATTCCAAGCATAAGGTACAGGAGGTGAGCGTCAACGCCCACCTCCACACACCTTACTCCTTCAGCGCTTTCGACACACTGACCGACGCCCTCAACCGGGCTGTGGCGGAAAACGTCAAGGTAGTCGGCATCAACGACTTTTACACGACCGCAGGCTACGGGGAGTGGGACCGGGAGTGCCGCAAGCGTAAACTCTATCCGCTGTTCAACATCGAATTCATCAGCCTGCACAAGGCCGACCAAGAAGCCGGCGTACGGGTCAACGACCCGAACAACCCGGGCCGCACCTACCTCAGCGGCAAAGGACTGGCTTGCCCGCCCGTACTGCCCGAGCCGTATGCCTCGCAACTGGCACGCGTGTGCGCCGAGACGCATGAGCAGGTGAAACAAATGTGCGCGAAGCTCAACGAACTGCTCGCCGAGCAGCAGACGGGCATCGTCCTCGATTTCGAATGGATCGAGAAGAACCTGACGGGCGGTTCTATCCGCGAAAGGCACTTGGCCAAAGCGCTGCGCATGAAGGCCTATGAAACGTTCGGCGAAGAGAACCAGGAGACGCTGACGGCTTTTTTCACGAAACTCTTCGGCGGCAAGCCGCTCAAATCGAAACTGTCCAACGTGGCGGGCGTCGAGAATGAAATCCGCGGCAACCTGCTCAAATCGGGAGGAGCGGCTTTCGTGGCCGAAACCCCGGCGGCATTCCTGCCGATGGAGGACGTGCGCAAAATCATCCTCGCGGCAGGCGGTATTCCGACCTACCCCTTCCTGGCCGATGACGCCAACGGCAATTTCACGCAGTTCGAGGCAGATGTGCGGACGACCGCTGCCGAACTCAAAAAACGCGGTATCTTCTCGGTCGAATTCATCACCACGCGCAACAGCATCGAGGTGTTGGAACGCTATGCCGGTTACCTGCACGACAGCGGCTTCGTCGTCACGTTCGGCAGCGAACACAACACCCCGGCGATGGAACCGATCGAGCTCTTCGCGCGCGGCGGCGTACCGCTGACCCCGCGCCTGCGGCAGATAGGCTACGAAGGAGCCTGTGTCGTGGCCGCACACCAGGATATCGTCCAGAGCGGTATGCAGGGCTATGTAGACAGCCGCGGCGTGGCCGACATAGACAAGCGTGACGAATACGTCGCTTACGGAGACAAAGTAATCAAAGCGGTGATCGGCTGA
- a CDS encoding SDR family NAD(P)-dependent oxidoreductase, translating into MNEIKQLIRISQFYGSDSRYVIAGGGNTSYKNADKLWVKASGHALATITEEGFAVLDRNKLNVISQKQYPADTAAREEEVKNDLAAACITKDRRPSVETSLHNALSASFIVHLHPTLVNGLMCAQDVEQVTKKLFGDEALYIPYIDPGYILFKEVERRIREYTQAHGHEPAIILLQNHGIFVGAESTEKIQAIYDEVLGKIEKALTKTAPVGEADICACTQEIIPAIRMMASSKEGLKTLKVINNELISYFIESKERFAKISKPFSPDIIVYCKSNYIYIDSEGTEAILETARKEIEAYKAKYGYAPKVILIKGIGLVAVGDNAAGCNIIAEVYQDMMKIAYLAQSFGGEHPMTQTQIDFIDNWEVENYRRKVSAGATAGRVENKTIIVTGAAQGFGEGIARCLIQQGANIVVADLNEAVGAKTAENLNALAKSNRAIFVKTNVADTASLRELIHKTVCAFGGLDVFISNAGVLRAGGLEEMTPENFEFVTKINYNAYFYCAQAASRVMKLQNKYCEENYCDIIQINSKSGLRGSKANFAYAGGKFGGIGLTQSFALELAPFRIKVNAVCPGNFYEGPLWSNPENGLFLQYLHAGKVPGAKTVEDVRAFYMAQVPMRKGTGPEDVTKAVLYLIDQTCETGQALPVTGGQVMLS; encoded by the coding sequence ATGAACGAGATAAAACAGTTAATCCGCATATCGCAGTTCTACGGCTCCGACAGCCGCTATGTGATCGCCGGCGGAGGCAATACCTCTTACAAAAATGCTGACAAGCTGTGGGTGAAAGCCAGCGGGCACGCGCTCGCGACGATCACCGAAGAGGGGTTTGCGGTACTCGACCGCAACAAACTGAACGTCATTTCTCAAAAGCAATATCCCGCGGATACGGCCGCGCGCGAAGAAGAGGTCAAAAACGACCTGGCCGCCGCCTGCATCACGAAGGATCGCCGCCCGAGCGTCGAAACGTCGCTGCACAATGCGCTGAGCGCAAGTTTCATCGTCCACCTGCACCCGACGCTCGTCAACGGGCTGATGTGTGCGCAAGATGTGGAACAGGTGACCAAGAAACTCTTCGGCGACGAAGCGCTCTATATTCCCTATATCGATCCGGGCTACATCCTTTTCAAAGAGGTGGAACGCCGCATCCGGGAATATACCCAAGCGCACGGCCACGAACCTGCGATCATCCTGCTCCAGAACCACGGTATCTTCGTCGGGGCCGAATCGACCGAGAAGATACAGGCTATTTACGACGAAGTGCTCGGCAAGATCGAAAAAGCGCTGACCAAGACCGCACCGGTGGGCGAGGCCGATATTTGCGCCTGCACGCAGGAGATCATCCCGGCCATCCGCATGATGGCAAGCAGTAAAGAGGGACTCAAAACGCTCAAGGTCATTAATAACGAGTTGATCTCCTATTTCATCGAGTCGAAAGAACGCTTCGCAAAGATTTCGAAACCCTTCTCGCCCGACATCATCGTCTATTGCAAATCGAACTACATCTATATCGACAGCGAAGGCACCGAGGCTATTCTCGAAACGGCCCGAAAGGAGATCGAAGCCTATAAGGCAAAATACGGTTACGCCCCGAAAGTGATTCTGATCAAAGGAATCGGGCTGGTGGCCGTAGGCGACAACGCCGCAGGCTGTAACATCATCGCCGAGGTTTACCAGGACATGATGAAGATCGCCTACCTGGCCCAGTCGTTCGGCGGCGAGCATCCGATGACCCAGACCCAGATCGATTTTATCGACAACTGGGAGGTGGAAAACTACCGCCGCAAAGTGAGCGCGGGGGCAACCGCAGGGCGCGTCGAGAACAAGACGATCATCGTCACCGGGGCCGCACAGGGTTTCGGCGAGGGGATCGCACGCTGCCTGATCCAGCAGGGGGCCAACATCGTGGTGGCCGACCTGAACGAGGCGGTCGGCGCCAAAACCGCCGAGAACCTCAACGCGCTGGCCAAAAGCAACCGGGCGATCTTCGTCAAGACGAACGTAGCCGACACGGCGAGCCTGCGCGAGCTGATCCACAAAACGGTCTGCGCATTCGGCGGACTCGACGTATTCATCAGCAATGCAGGGGTACTGCGCGCCGGAGGCCTCGAGGAGATGACGCCCGAAAACTTCGAGTTCGTCACCAAGATCAATTACAACGCCTATTTCTACTGCGCCCAGGCCGCGTCACGGGTGATGAAACTGCAGAACAAATACTGCGAAGAAAATTACTGCGACATCATCCAGATCAACTCGAAGTCGGGCCTGCGGGGGTCGAAAGCCAACTTCGCCTATGCGGGCGGCAAATTCGGCGGTATCGGCCTCACGCAATCGTTCGCCCTCGAGCTGGCGCCGTTCCGTATCAAAGTGAACGCCGTCTGCCCCGGTAACTTCTACGAAGGGCCGCTGTGGAGCAATCCCGAGAACGGGCTTTTCCTGCAATACCTGCATGCCGGCAAGGTGCCGGGAGCAAAGACCGTCGAGGACGTGCGCGCCTTCTACATGGCGCAGGTACCGATGCGCAAAGGCACCGGCCCCGAAGATGTGACCAAAGCGGTCCTCTACCTGATCGACCAGACGTGTGAAACGGGACAGGCGCTCCCGGTGACGGGCGGCCAGGTGATGTTGAGCTAA
- a CDS encoding zinc-binding dehydrogenase translates to MKTKAVRLYGKNDLRLEEFELPQIKEDEILAKVVCDSICMSSYKASHEADIHKRVPRDIAQNPVIIGHEFAGEIVEVGAKWKEKFTPGAKFSIQPALNYEKGPVGVLSAPGYSYRYIGGDATYVVIPNEVMEQGCLLNYTGKGFYPGALSEPLSCVIGAMHANYHITPGSYVHQMEIAEGGCMAILAGVGPMGLAAINYAIHRKDRKPRLIVVTDIDQSRLDRAASLYSPEEAAKNGIELKYVNTGAMADPTAELKALTGGKGYNDVFVFAPVVPVVEQADAILAFDGCLNFFAGPAKTDFKAPFNFYNVHYAYTHVVGTSGGNTADMIEALEMMSAGLDPAGLVTHVGGLNAVIDTTLNLPNIPGGKKLIYTHIEMPLTPIVNFGKLGEKNPVYAELDKICARHKGLWNTEAEEYLLAHAAQLA, encoded by the coding sequence ATGAAAACGAAAGCAGTCAGACTATATGGCAAGAACGACCTCCGGCTGGAGGAGTTCGAGCTGCCGCAAATCAAAGAGGATGAGATCCTCGCGAAAGTAGTGTGCGACAGTATTTGCATGTCCTCCTACAAAGCCTCCCACGAGGCGGACATCCACAAACGCGTTCCGCGCGACATCGCCCAAAATCCGGTCATCATCGGCCACGAGTTCGCCGGTGAGATCGTCGAAGTGGGCGCCAAGTGGAAAGAGAAATTCACTCCCGGAGCTAAATTTTCGATCCAACCCGCACTCAATTACGAAAAAGGGCCGGTCGGCGTATTGAGCGCCCCGGGCTATTCGTACCGTTATATCGGCGGCGACGCCACCTACGTGGTAATCCCCAACGAAGTGATGGAACAAGGTTGCCTGCTCAACTATACGGGCAAAGGCTTTTACCCCGGTGCGCTCTCCGAACCGCTCTCGTGCGTAATCGGGGCGATGCACGCCAATTACCACATCACGCCCGGCTCGTACGTGCACCAGATGGAGATCGCCGAAGGCGGTTGCATGGCCATTCTGGCCGGCGTGGGACCGATGGGCCTCGCCGCGATCAACTACGCGATCCATCGCAAAGACCGCAAGCCGAGGCTGATCGTCGTGACCGATATCGACCAGAGCCGTCTCGACCGCGCCGCATCGCTCTATTCGCCCGAAGAGGCCGCCAAGAACGGTATCGAGCTGAAATACGTGAACACCGGCGCAATGGCCGACCCGACCGCCGAACTGAAAGCGCTCACGGGCGGCAAAGGTTATAACGACGTGTTCGTCTTCGCCCCGGTGGTGCCGGTAGTGGAACAGGCAGACGCGATCCTGGCGTTCGACGGATGCCTGAACTTCTTCGCAGGCCCGGCCAAGACCGACTTCAAGGCCCCGTTCAACTTCTACAACGTGCACTATGCCTACACGCACGTCGTGGGTACGAGCGGCGGCAATACGGCCGATATGATCGAAGCGCTCGAAATGATGAGCGCAGGGCTCGACCCGGCCGGGCTGGTAACGCACGTCGGAGGCCTGAACGCCGTGATCGACACGACGTTGAACCTGCCCAATATTCCGGGCGGGAAGAAATTGATATATACCCACATCGAAATGCCGCTGACACCGATCGTGAATTTCGGGAAGTTGGGTGAAAAGAACCCTGTGTACGCAGAGTTGGATAAAATCTGCGCACGCCACAAGGGTCTGTGGAACACGGAAGCCGAGGAGTACCTCCTCGCACATGCCGCCCAGCTGGCTTAA
- a CDS encoding class II aldolase/adducin family protein — MKQLDTKLMHPAEQIKVIIGRIYRSGMTTTSGGNVSIMDDNGDMWITPSAIDKGSLTERDIICVKADGTIVGPHKPSSEYPFHKAIYQMRPGMRSVIHAHPPALVSFSITHQIPNTNIIPQARRICGKIGFAPYACPGSQELGQKIAAEFRNHPDYKAVIMENHGVVLCGEDLMDAYQRFETLELCARTELNAKVLGNPTYLTDEQIGQHEASLPTDYPHFMGVTYPSDERAIRTDICRIVRRSCDQGLMISTYGTVSVRWRGNDFLITPPGVPRWDIEPENIVQVKNGMVEAGKIPSRSVAMHQAIYQSNPHIDSIILTQSPALMGFCTSGVKFDVRTIPESWIQLQDVPIVPFGLQYEDPMAIPEMTKKHPCLLLANDSVLITGKKLIDTFDHLEVAEFSAKSLIMAAPIGKLKPINDKEIEELRIAFHVGE; from the coding sequence ATGAAACAGTTAGACACCAAGTTGATGCACCCTGCCGAACAGATCAAGGTGATCATCGGCCGCATCTATCGCAGTGGCATGACGACCACCTCGGGCGGAAACGTCTCGATCATGGACGACAACGGCGATATGTGGATCACCCCGAGTGCGATCGACAAGGGATCGCTCACCGAACGGGACATCATCTGCGTGAAAGCGGACGGTACGATCGTCGGTCCGCACAAACCCTCGTCGGAGTATCCGTTCCACAAGGCGATCTACCAGATGCGCCCGGGAATGCGCTCGGTTATCCACGCGCACCCGCCCGCACTCGTATCGTTCAGCATCACACACCAGATTCCCAATACCAACATTATCCCGCAGGCGCGCCGTATTTGCGGCAAGATCGGGTTTGCCCCTTACGCATGTCCCGGCAGCCAGGAACTGGGCCAGAAGATCGCAGCCGAGTTCCGCAACCACCCCGACTACAAAGCGGTGATCATGGAGAACCACGGCGTCGTGTTGTGCGGGGAAGACCTCATGGACGCTTACCAGCGTTTCGAGACCCTCGAGCTGTGCGCCCGTACCGAACTGAACGCCAAAGTGCTCGGCAATCCGACCTACCTGACCGATGAACAAATCGGCCAGCACGAAGCTTCACTGCCCACCGATTATCCGCACTTCATGGGTGTCACTTACCCGTCGGACGAGCGCGCCATCCGCACCGACATTTGTCGCATCGTGCGTCGTTCGTGCGACCAGGGACTGATGATCAGTACTTACGGTACCGTATCGGTACGCTGGAGAGGCAACGATTTCCTGATCACCCCCCCGGGCGTGCCCCGCTGGGACATCGAACCTGAAAATATCGTGCAGGTGAAAAACGGCATGGTCGAGGCCGGCAAAATCCCGAGCCGCTCGGTCGCGATGCACCAGGCCATCTACCAGAGCAACCCGCACATCGACTCGATCATCCTGACGCAGTCGCCCGCGCTGATGGGTTTCTGCACCTCGGGCGTGAAGTTCGACGTGCGCACGATCCCCGAGAGCTGGATCCAGCTGCAGGATGTACCCATCGTACCGTTCGGCCTCCAGTACGAAGACCCGATGGCGATTCCCGAAATGACCAAAAAGCATCCGTGCCTGTTATTGGCGAACGACTCGGTACTGATCACGGGCAAGAAGCTGATCGACACGTTCGACCATTTGGAAGTCGCCGAATTCAGCGCTAAATCTTTGATTATGGCCGCCCCGATCGGCAAACTCAAACCGATCAACGACAAAGAGATCGAAGAACTGCGGATCGCTTTCCACGTAGGCGAATAA
- a CDS encoding lipoate--protein ligase family protein — MKLILSPWHSPVRNCALEEYMVTERHDDVLLLYRNTPSVILGRNQTVAAEIDGDFCRAHGIEVVRRLSGGGAVYHDLGNINYAFVSNKEASPVLDRDFLRPVVTLLQVLGVEATAGKRKELLAGGRKISGTASHVTRNRQLFHGTLLHRTDLHMLEQALRGDRTARGKGVASVPSPVANIAELLHSDETTEAFLERFGALLLQYYGLSGYSPISPNETERIAQIERIRRMKQQADNHGE, encoded by the coding sequence ATGAAACTAATTCTCAGTCCGTGGCACTCCCCGGTGCGGAATTGCGCACTGGAAGAATATATGGTAACAGAACGTCATGACGACGTTCTGTTATTGTATCGGAATACTCCGTCGGTAATTCTCGGGCGCAACCAGACCGTTGCCGCCGAAATAGACGGGGATTTCTGCCGTGCGCACGGAATTGAAGTTGTGCGGCGCCTGTCGGGCGGCGGAGCCGTTTACCACGACCTGGGGAACATCAACTATGCGTTCGTCTCGAACAAAGAGGCCTCACCGGTACTGGACCGCGACTTCCTGAGGCCGGTCGTAACCCTCCTGCAGGTCTTGGGCGTCGAAGCAACAGCGGGCAAACGGAAGGAACTGCTGGCCGGAGGCCGTAAGATTTCGGGTACTGCCTCGCACGTCACACGCAACCGCCAGCTTTTCCACGGCACACTGCTACACCGGACCGACCTGCACATGCTCGAACAGGCCCTGCGCGGCGACCGCACGGCGCGAGGCAAAGGCGTGGCCTCGGTACCCAGTCCCGTCGCCAACATCGCCGAACTGCTGCATAGCGATGAAACGACGGAAGCCTTCCTGGAACGGTTCGGCGCGCTGCTGCTGCAATATTACGGATTGAGCGGTTACTCCCCCATCTCACCGAATGAAACGGAAAGAATCGCTCAAATCGAGCGAATCCGACGTATGAAACAGCAGGCGGATAACCACGGAGAATGA
- the rhaM gene encoding L-rhamnose mutarotase: MQRSAFKMKLKPGCEAEYQKRHNEIWPELVKMLKDSGVYDYSIFWDKETNILFAVQKIEGEQTSQDLGPTPIVQKWWDYMADIMETNPDNSPVSIPLPELFYMA, translated from the coding sequence ATGCAAAGAAGTGCATTCAAAATGAAACTGAAACCCGGTTGCGAGGCCGAGTACCAGAAACGCCACAACGAAATCTGGCCCGAACTGGTCAAGATGTTGAAAGATTCCGGCGTATACGACTATTCGATCTTCTGGGACAAGGAGACGAATATTCTGTTTGCCGTGCAGAAAATCGAAGGCGAGCAAACCTCGCAGGATCTGGGACCGACCCCGATCGTGCAGAAATGGTGGGATTATATGGCCGATATCATGGAGACCAATCCGGATAACTCGCCCGTTTCGATTCCGCTCCCCGAACTGTTTTACATGGCGTAA